ATAAATGGGAAAGAATCACCTTAAATCTTGATAAGTTTAAAGGAGGTGTGCGCGCGCTGCATCTACGCCAGGTTGTGTTTACTGATAACGGTAATCTGGGATTAGTCAAGCAAGGATACAAAGTTGGGATTAGAAAAGTTAGCCTGCAGTGACAAAGACACCGTTCACCTTGCTCACATTGGGCCCGATCGTTTTTGGCTTTTAGTTCGCTCCAGCGTCACACCTGCCGCATCTGAGTATCAGTTCGATTTCGTGCGGAGGTGTGACGAGCGAATGCTCGATGGAAGAAGTGCGACCGACAGAAAGACAGCGACAGAAGCCAGCGCGGCTCCAAAGTAAAACGTCGCGCGCGAATCGACATTGTCCCACAACACTCCGCCGATGTAGCTCGCTGCTATCTGGGTGATGCCGACGACCGTGAAATAGATTCCGAGCGCGGTTGCCCGTCCCGCTTTGCCCGCCGTGTCAACGGCCAGCGCCTTTGAAACTCCATCCGTCAAAGCAGGGAACAAACCATACACCGCAAACAGCGGCCAAACCAGCCAAGCCGAATTGGCCATCCCAAAGCCTGCGTAGCTCAGCGCGTAGATCGAGTAGCCGATGATCAGCAAGTTGCGCCGCCCGAACCGGTCGCTGGCTGAGCCCGCCGGCATCGCAACGATCGACGCAACCGCGTTGTAAAGCGTATAAGCTAGAATGGTCGATCCGGTGCTTAGCCCCAATTGCTCGGCGCGAAGAATCAAGAAAGCGTTTGCCGAATTGGCGAGCCCGAACACGCCGATGACTATCAGCAATCGCCTGTACTCTCGAGTAGTGCCCGCCAGCGATAATCGTATGTTCGATGAGCCTGCTACTACGTCGCTTCGCCGCTCTCTCACTGCGAGTATCATCAGCGTGGCAAGCGTCGCGGGTATCGCCGATATCAGAAAGATCTTGCGCGCCTCCAACCCTGCCCATCCTACGAGCGCCAGTCCAACCAGCGGTCCAAGCACCGCGCCCGCCGAATCCATCGCGCGCTCGAATCCAAAAGCGCGGCCGCGGCCATGCTCGGGTGAAGTTTCCGCCAATAGCGCATCGCGCGGCGCCGTGCGGATCCCCTTGCCGAATCGATCGGCGAATCGTGCCGCGAGTACTACTGGCCAGACCGCGGCAAACGCTATCATCGGCCTCGACACGGCGGTTAACGCATAGCCTGCAAATGCCACCGGCTTGCGGCGCCGGATGCGATCTGAAATCCAGCCGGAGACTCCGCTGACCACGCTTGCTGAACCGACCGCGAGACCCTCGATCAGCCCCACAACGGTGGCCGGCGCGCGCAGTGTCTTGGTGAGAAACACAGGCAGGATCGGATAGATCATCTCAGAGCTGATGTCGCCGAGGAGGCTTACCAGGCCGATGATGATCGTGCTGCGTGAAAGACCGGAATGGCCCAGTGGAGCCGAGGCGCCGGATGGATCCGGTTGTCCTCCGCTCCTCTGTTCCTCTGCTCCTCCGCTCTCTGTCACCTGTCTTCAAGCCTCAGCTTCGCGATGAAGAACCACGAGCCCGATGGCTCAATTTGAATGTTGCTTACGCGAGTGCGCGCGACCAGCACGTTCGCAGGGTACCACAAGTAGATTTGCGGCAGTTCTTCCGAGACAGTCTTCTGGATCTTCCAAAATAGTTCGAGCTTCAGCTTGGGATCGTTTGTTTGCTCGCCTTCGACTATCCAGCGATCGACCTCAGGATTGCAATATCGCATTCGATTC
This window of the Acidobacteriota bacterium genome carries:
- a CDS encoding MFS transporter produces the protein MTESGGAEEQRSGGQPDPSGASAPLGHSGLSRSTIIIGLVSLLGDISSEMIYPILPVFLTKTLRAPATVVGLIEGLAVGSASVVSGVSGWISDRIRRRKPVAFAGYALTAVSRPMIAFAAVWPVVLAARFADRFGKGIRTAPRDALLAETSPEHGRGRAFGFERAMDSAGAVLGPLVGLALVGWAGLEARKIFLISAIPATLATLMILAVRERRSDVVAGSSNIRLSLAGTTREYRRLLIVIGVFGLANSANAFLILRAEQLGLSTGSTILAYTLYNAVASIVAMPAGSASDRFGRRNLLIIGYSIYALSYAGFGMANSAWLVWPLFAVYGLFPALTDGVSKALAVDTAGKAGRATALGIYFTVVGITQIAASYIGGVLWDNVDSRATFYFGAALASVAVFLSVALLPSSIRSSHLRTKSN